The following coding sequences lie in one Spinacia oleracea cultivar Varoflay chromosome 1, BTI_SOV_V1, whole genome shotgun sequence genomic window:
- the LOC110797546 gene encoding ATP-dependent Clp protease proteolytic subunit 3, chloroplastic: MEMSSLTFTTPSSSTTKPLSFFNHGLKQLKPSTPSFFSGTNSWNQNRSRITHVKALKGSIERNTLSSNWEFSATAAPRLPRFEELDITNMLLRQRIIFLGSQIDDTTADFVISQLLLLDAEDPKKDIKLFINSPGGSVTAGMGIYDAMKQCKADVSTTCMGLAASMGAFLLASGSKGKRYCMPNSRVMIHQPLGTAGGKATDMSIRIREMAYHKVKLNKIMSRITGKPEEQIEIDTDRDNFMNPWEAKEYGIVDAVIDDGKVGLVAPIGDTAPPPKTKVWDQWKIEGSRKARKNLPSESKMSQTGYADENKGTQLDKETPTSV; this comes from the exons ATGGAAATGAGCAGCTTAACTTTCACAACACCATCATCTTCGACAACAAAGCCACTCAGCTTCTTCAACCATGGCTTGAAACAATTGAAACCTTCAACCCCGTCATTTTTTTCTGGAACAAATTCATGGAATCAAAACAGAAGCAGAATCACCCATGTGAAGGCCTTAAAAGGGTCAATTGAACGCAATACCCTCTCTTCGAATTGGGAATTTTCAGCCACCGCTGCCCCCAGGTTGCCCAGATTTGAAGAACTTGATATTACCAACATGCTTCTTCGTCAGAGAATCATCTTTCTGGGTTCTCAA ATTGATGACACTACAGCAGATTTTGTCATAAGCCAGCTCTTACTTTTAGACGCAGAAGACCCCAAGAAGGATATTAAGTTGTTTATCAACTCTCCTGGAGGATCAGTGACTGCAG GGATGGGAATTTATGACGCTATGAAACAGTGCAAGGCAGATGTATCTACCACTTGTATGGGATTAGCTGCGTCCATGGGAGCATTTCTTCTTGCTTCTGGTAGTAAAGGCAAGCGCTACTGCATGCCAAATTCAAGAGTGATGATCCATCAGCCACTTGGAACAGCTGGCGGCAAG GCAACAGACATGAGCATACGTATCAGAGAAATGGCGTACCACAAAGTCAAGCTCAACAAAATCATGTCCAGAATCACAGGAAAGCCAGAGGAGCAG ATTGAAATTGACACTGATCGTGACAATTTCATGAATCCATGGGAGGCAAAAGAATATGGAATAGTAGATGCAGTTATCGATGATGGTAAGGTGGGTTTGGTTGCACCCATCGGAGATACTGCCCCACCTCCAAAAACAAAGGTGTGGGATCAATGGAAGATCGAGGGTAGCCGCAAAGCCAGGAAGAATCTTCCATCCGAGAGCAAGATGTCACAGACTGGATATGCTGACGAGAACAAGGGTACTCAACTAGATAAGGAAACCCCAACTTCAGTATAA
- the LOC110797545 gene encoding E3 ubiquitin-protein ligase SINA-like 10 has protein sequence MVKFSIFRDEGDEEDDEEFSILSPKRRRTYNPPQSSSSNSDQQQRQQSSEDEAVDYSDFPVGHTNSGGSISVILSDPDVLDCPICFHPLTIPVFQCDNGHIACSSCCISICNKCPSCCGKIGNNRCRAIEKVIESVQVSCSYLRYGCRDSISYCKKHEHEEKCIYAPCSCPFPDCLFRGSPRRLSSHMCKEHVDLVTRFRYNSMFSVSLGMDEKILVLQEEKDGILFILSQGNSIAVRCVDPSVSNGRFAYDLVSSGGGTSLKFQSFTHCTTGQLNDPPPVDYFLIPDYFYQSGGCLKLEICIWSKDASHAGIT, from the exons ATGGTGAAATTCTCAATATTTAGAGATGAGGGTGATGAAGAAGACGACGAAGAATTCAGCATCCTCAGCCCCAAAAGGAGAAGAACTTACAACCCCCCTCAATCCTCTTCCTCTAATTCAGATCAACAGCAGCGACAACAATCATCAGAAGATGAAGCTGTTGATTATTCCGACTTTCCAGTTGGACACACCAATTCGGGTGGGTCCATTTCGGTGATTTTATCCGATCCGGATGTCTTGGATTGCCCCATTTGCTTCCACCCTTTGACTATTCCTGTCTTTCAG TGTGACAATGGGCATATAGCATGCTCTTCATGCTGTATCAGCATTTGTAATAAATGTCCCTCATGCTGTGGGAAAATTGGCAATAACCGCTGTCGGGCAATTGAGAAGGTTATTGAATCAGTTCAAGTATCATGCTCTTATTTAAGGTACGGTTGCAGAGACAGTATCAGTTATTGTAAAAAACATGAGCACGAGGAGAAGTGCATCTACGCACCGTGTTCATGCCCTTTTCCTGACTGTCTCTTCCGGGGTTCACCTAGAAGACTTTCAAGCCACATGTGTAAAGAGCATGTAGATCTTGTGACTCGCTTCCGCTACAACTCTATGTTCTCTGTATCTCTTGGGATGGATGAAAAAATCCTTGTTCTTCAGGAAGAGAAAGATGGCATTTTGTTCATCCTGAGCCAGGGAAACTCAATAGCAGTTAGATGCGTTGATCCAAGCGTCTCAAATGGAAGATTTGCATATGATCTTGTATCAAGCGGAGGCGGCACCTCTCTTAAATTCCAATCTTTCACACATTGTACCACAGGACAGTTAAACGATCCTCCACCTGTAGATTATTTTCTGATCCCTGATTACTTCTACCAAAGTGGTGGTTGCCTCAAGCTGGAAATTTGCATATGGAGTAAAGATGCCTCTCATGCAGGCATCACTTAA